Proteins from one Falco cherrug isolate bFalChe1 chromosome 7, bFalChe1.pri, whole genome shotgun sequence genomic window:
- the WDR89 gene encoding WD repeat-containing protein 89 isoform X1, producing MAGAGGSQGPGYGARVRTPGGAGPGFLTTLGTAFGMTAVEKIEEQLASLRIAKRSVLREEPAYLLDIDISKPAQSESNRFVAVSCSNKSIRVYNRETLNFLREYSSCPGILNGVRFAHTCDSVVFSACSDGTVKCWDIRSATQKAVQIFSGYPSNIFISFDINCSDIIICAGTEQVEKDTFLVFWDARGVTNSASATKEPLGVYSECHNDDITKICFHPIKPNLVVSGATDGLVNVFDINKDNEEDALISTCNSDSSVSFIGWSGKDYKQVYCMTHDEGFCWWDIAQVDTEEPITLLHVLDVRDTVCVENNSLHYLVGGLYHEKADKLFLIGGTSTGNIHLISCGANGLSWVGSLCGGHSATVRSFCWNLTEESLLTGGEDAQLLLWKPGAVERSLAKKASMKIGSSVQNRVRVHNSSLKRRKK from the coding sequence gTTTCTGACAACATTAGGAACAGCATTTGGGATGACTGCAGTGGAGAAGATTGAGGAGCAGCTTGCCAGTCTGCGCATAGCAAAACGTTCTGTGCTAAGAGAGGAACCTGCTTACTTACTGGATATAGACATTTCCAAACCTGCTCAATCTGAAAGCAATCGCTTTGTGGCAGTTTCGTGTTCCAATAAGTCAATTAGGGTATATAACAGGGAAACATTAAACTTCCTGCGGGAGTACAGTAGCTGTCCTGGGATACTAAATGGTGTCCGATTTGCACACACGTGTGACAGCGTAGTGTTCTCAGCGTGCAGTGACGGTACAGTAAAATGTTGGGATATTCGTTCAGCAACTCAGAAAGCTGTGCAGATATTTAGTGGCTATCCTTCCAacattttcatcagttttgatATCAACTGCAGTGATATCATAATTTGTGCTGGAACAGAACAGGTTGAAAAGGACACGTTTCTGGTGTTTTGGGATGCAAGAGGCGTTACAAACTCTGCCAGTGCAACTAAAGAACCCTTGGGAGTCTATTCTGAGTGTCACAATGATGATATCactaaaatttgttttcatccAATCAAACCCAATTTGGTAGTTTCTGGGGCAACTGATGGATTGGTTAATGTATTTGACATTAACAAGGATAATGAAGAAGATGCTTTGATATCAACTTGCAATTCAGATTCATCAGTAAGTTTTATTGGCTGGTCTGGGAAAGATTATAAACAGGTCTACTGCATGACACATGATGAGGGATTTTGTTGGTGGGACATTGCTCAGGTAGATACCGAAGAACCGATAACACTATTGCACGTTCTGGATGTCAGAGACACCGTCTGTGTTGAAAACAACAGCTTACATTACCTGGTAGGTGGGCTGTACCATGAAAAGGCAGACAAACTCTTTCTTATTGGGGGAACATCCACAGGAAACATTCACCTCATCAGCTGCGGCGCCAACGGGCTGAGCTGGGTGGGTAGCCTTTGTGGAGGACACTCTGCCACGGTTCGTTCCTTCTGCTGGAACCTGACAGAGGAGTCTCTGCTGACGGGTGGAGAGGATGCTCAGCTGTTGCTATGGAAACCCGGAGCTGTGGAAAGGTCCCTCGCAAAGAAAGCATCTATGAAGATTGGTTCTTCCGTGCAGAACAGAGTAAGAGTTCACAACAGCTCCctcaaaaggaggaaaaagtaa
- the WDR89 gene encoding WD repeat-containing protein 89 isoform X2, producing the protein MTAVEKIEEQLASLRIAKRSVLREEPAYLLDIDISKPAQSESNRFVAVSCSNKSIRVYNRETLNFLREYSSCPGILNGVRFAHTCDSVVFSACSDGTVKCWDIRSATQKAVQIFSGYPSNIFISFDINCSDIIICAGTEQVEKDTFLVFWDARGVTNSASATKEPLGVYSECHNDDITKICFHPIKPNLVVSGATDGLVNVFDINKDNEEDALISTCNSDSSVSFIGWSGKDYKQVYCMTHDEGFCWWDIAQVDTEEPITLLHVLDVRDTVCVENNSLHYLVGGLYHEKADKLFLIGGTSTGNIHLISCGANGLSWVGSLCGGHSATVRSFCWNLTEESLLTGGEDAQLLLWKPGAVERSLAKKASMKIGSSVQNRVRVHNSSLKRRKK; encoded by the coding sequence ATGACTGCAGTGGAGAAGATTGAGGAGCAGCTTGCCAGTCTGCGCATAGCAAAACGTTCTGTGCTAAGAGAGGAACCTGCTTACTTACTGGATATAGACATTTCCAAACCTGCTCAATCTGAAAGCAATCGCTTTGTGGCAGTTTCGTGTTCCAATAAGTCAATTAGGGTATATAACAGGGAAACATTAAACTTCCTGCGGGAGTACAGTAGCTGTCCTGGGATACTAAATGGTGTCCGATTTGCACACACGTGTGACAGCGTAGTGTTCTCAGCGTGCAGTGACGGTACAGTAAAATGTTGGGATATTCGTTCAGCAACTCAGAAAGCTGTGCAGATATTTAGTGGCTATCCTTCCAacattttcatcagttttgatATCAACTGCAGTGATATCATAATTTGTGCTGGAACAGAACAGGTTGAAAAGGACACGTTTCTGGTGTTTTGGGATGCAAGAGGCGTTACAAACTCTGCCAGTGCAACTAAAGAACCCTTGGGAGTCTATTCTGAGTGTCACAATGATGATATCactaaaatttgttttcatccAATCAAACCCAATTTGGTAGTTTCTGGGGCAACTGATGGATTGGTTAATGTATTTGACATTAACAAGGATAATGAAGAAGATGCTTTGATATCAACTTGCAATTCAGATTCATCAGTAAGTTTTATTGGCTGGTCTGGGAAAGATTATAAACAGGTCTACTGCATGACACATGATGAGGGATTTTGTTGGTGGGACATTGCTCAGGTAGATACCGAAGAACCGATAACACTATTGCACGTTCTGGATGTCAGAGACACCGTCTGTGTTGAAAACAACAGCTTACATTACCTGGTAGGTGGGCTGTACCATGAAAAGGCAGACAAACTCTTTCTTATTGGGGGAACATCCACAGGAAACATTCACCTCATCAGCTGCGGCGCCAACGGGCTGAGCTGGGTGGGTAGCCTTTGTGGAGGACACTCTGCCACGGTTCGTTCCTTCTGCTGGAACCTGACAGAGGAGTCTCTGCTGACGGGTGGAGAGGATGCTCAGCTGTTGCTATGGAAACCCGGAGCTGTGGAAAGGTCCCTCGCAAAGAAAGCATCTATGAAGATTGGTTCTTCCGTGCAGAACAGAGTAAGAGTTCACAACAGCTCCctcaaaaggaggaaaaagtaa